A window from Fragaria vesca subsp. vesca linkage group LG5, FraVesHawaii_1.0, whole genome shotgun sequence encodes these proteins:
- the LOC101313607 gene encoding uncharacterized protein LOC101313607 — MPPVLQANLLPRLELWLDLFQDECLCDPKDVALYFFPDDNSARSRESQDWLFEAMDTQNSVLRVCFGGVEAMDVVELLIFTSKHLHLDSSETENFKLGDFLWGIFRDKDDRQADMEDTGSCTVDEVDMVGGKMVGMADVVVSKD; from the exons ATGCCTCCTGTTCTTCAGGCTAATTTGCTTCCCCGATTGGAGCTTTGGCTTGATCTCTTCCAAGATGAATGCCTTTGTGATCCCAAAGACGTTGCACTATACTTTTTCCCTGATGATAACAGTGCCAG ATCAAGAGAGAGCCAAGATTGGCTCTTTGAAGCCATGGATACCCAAAACTCAGTGTTGAGAGTTTGCTTTGGTGGTGTGGAGGCCATGGATGTCGTGGAGTTGTTGATATTTACATCTAAGCATCTACACTTGGACTCATCAG AGACTGAAAATTTTAAGCTAGGAGACTTCTTATGGGGAATATTTCGTGATAAAGATGATCGTCAAGCAGACATGGAAGACACTGGGAGTTGTACCGTGGATGAAGTAGACATGGTAGGTGGAAAGATGGTGGGAATGGCCGATGTAGTAGTTTCAAAAGATTGA